A stretch of the Chitiniphilus purpureus genome encodes the following:
- the mcrC gene encoding 5-methylcytosine-specific restriction endonuclease system specificity protein McrC, whose product MKAAQQTREEELTDTPCFVGRIPVRNLWLLMLYASDLFRTRGIGMVGLEDSPDDLPDLIAEILAHAVEVRQRRRLSLGYRSREAALNRVRGRIDVLATERRQLLDRGMVACRFDELTIDTPRNRFVRAALEAISRIVQRQDVAHRCRALAGSMKAQGVSGEPPTRAQMSTDRFGRHDADDRLMVAAAKLAFELTLPTEASGANVLTLPDREATWVRRLFERAIGGFYDVVLSPQGWQVKCGGTLGWQISQKTTGIDIILPTMRTDVVLDHPITGRRIVIDTKFTSIVTNGWYREETLRSGYVYQIYAYLRSQVGRGDALADFASGLLLHPAIGQMVDETAVIQGHPVRFATVDLTTTPAEIREQLLRFSEPTLLSASQQ is encoded by the coding sequence ATGAAGGCAGCCCAGCAGACAAGGGAAGAAGAGCTGACAGATACGCCTTGTTTTGTCGGGCGCATCCCGGTACGTAACCTTTGGCTGCTGATGCTGTATGCGTCAGATCTGTTCCGCACACGTGGCATTGGGATGGTTGGTCTGGAAGATAGCCCAGACGATTTGCCTGACCTGATTGCCGAGATTCTGGCCCACGCGGTAGAAGTTCGGCAGCGCCGTCGTCTGAGCTTGGGTTACCGCTCGCGTGAGGCAGCGCTGAACCGGGTACGAGGCCGCATAGATGTACTGGCTACTGAACGCCGTCAGCTTTTGGATCGCGGCATGGTGGCGTGTCGCTTCGACGAGCTGACCATCGACACCCCTCGAAACCGCTTTGTGCGAGCAGCACTGGAAGCCATTTCCAGAATCGTGCAACGGCAGGATGTTGCCCACCGCTGCCGCGCTCTGGCCGGTAGCATGAAGGCGCAGGGAGTCTCAGGTGAACCGCCAACTCGCGCTCAAATGAGCACAGATCGCTTCGGGCGGCACGATGCGGACGACCGTCTCATGGTGGCCGCTGCAAAACTAGCATTTGAACTGACTCTCCCAACCGAGGCATCTGGCGCAAATGTGCTTACGCTGCCGGATCGTGAGGCAACTTGGGTTCGCCGCCTGTTCGAGCGTGCGATAGGTGGCTTTTATGATGTAGTGCTGAGTCCGCAGGGATGGCAGGTGAAATGCGGTGGAACGCTGGGTTGGCAAATCTCGCAGAAGACCACCGGGATCGACATCATCTTGCCCACGATGCGAACCGACGTGGTACTCGATCATCCGATCACGGGGCGTCGGATCGTGATCGACACCAAGTTCACGTCCATCGTGACGAACGGCTGGTATCGCGAAGAAACGCTGCGTAGCGGCTACGTCTACCAGATCTACGCATACCTGCGCTCGCAGGTAGGGCGCGGCGATGCGCTTGCGGATTTTGCCAGCGGATTGTTGTTGCATCCAGCAATCGGCCAGATGGTCGATGAGACGGCGGTGATCCAAGGACACCCTGTGCGGTTTGCCACAGTGGATCTGACAACAACGCCAGCGGAAATCCGAGAGCAGCTGTTGCGGTTTTCCGAACCAACGTTGCTGTCTGCTTCACAGCAATAG
- a CDS encoding phage tail protein: MGDRTAWGDADRAPLSNGHGLTSLSINKPTLFGGDEREGGVVGTIDVLSGHAGQGRNDYLMSRLGSSIPAFRGVLSLVARKILFAANNPYIKPWAVRVRRFTAGWFDAPWMEWNAEVRTWDEDEGQEISVGMNPAHILVQCLTDPHWGMGYPQSTIGWSFWNAAWALSSEGFGLNLIWTRQQPIESFIGQVIDHIGGILYTDPEQGTFELKLLRDDYWIDSLPQLGPDEIVRLERFERAQWGELPNELTVVYTDWQTGGDAAVTVENLAAIQLQGGVINQRRDYPGVNYGPLAARLALRDLRALGSPLARMSLTVARDTLERAPLPGDVFLLNWPRLGVDQMVVRVTGIDTGTLGTAEWRIEAMEDVFGMSNTVLSPPPPHVEEPTIEPLPPALVLAVEVPYWELARRLSRADLAYLTDTDTYLGALAAAGGTGQLNWQLATGASGGDLTAVVGEDYAPLLTLDAALPASEVDAIGVPVTAISQPERLAEGDYAYLMAASGAIAEAVAVLAFDAANATIDLARGVLDTTPQAHASGTRLIGVGEWLASEGAERAPGESVFVGAIPRTSTDQGDPVLAANGQPMVLAGRQALPYPPGRIRLNGQTEPAIVAGDLNVAWAHRDRTQQTAYIVQQDEGDIGPELGVTYTVHIRNRNNVLVRNETGLLGTAYIWTAAVAALDAGALGDRITVEISAERDGLSSWQPQVRVMDRAGYGLRWGQYWGGV, from the coding sequence ATGGGCGACCGTACCGCGTGGGGGGATGCCGACCGCGCGCCGCTGTCCAACGGGCATGGGCTGACCAGCCTCTCGATCAACAAGCCCACGCTGTTTGGCGGCGACGAGCGCGAAGGCGGCGTGGTCGGCACCATCGATGTGCTTTCTGGTCATGCCGGACAAGGACGCAACGACTACCTGATGAGTCGCCTCGGCAGTTCCATTCCGGCATTTCGGGGCGTGCTGTCCTTGGTGGCACGCAAGATCCTGTTCGCGGCCAACAACCCCTACATCAAACCGTGGGCGGTGCGCGTTCGGCGCTTCACAGCGGGTTGGTTCGATGCGCCGTGGATGGAATGGAATGCCGAAGTCCGCACCTGGGATGAGGACGAAGGCCAGGAAATCAGCGTCGGCATGAACCCGGCGCACATCCTGGTGCAGTGCCTCACCGATCCGCACTGGGGCATGGGCTATCCGCAGAGCACCATCGGCTGGAGTTTCTGGAACGCAGCGTGGGCCCTGTCGAGCGAGGGCTTCGGCCTCAATCTGATCTGGACGCGCCAGCAGCCCATCGAGAGCTTCATCGGCCAGGTCATCGACCACATTGGAGGCATCCTCTACACCGACCCGGAGCAAGGCACGTTTGAGCTCAAGCTGCTGCGCGACGACTATTGGATCGACAGCCTACCGCAGTTGGGGCCTGACGAAATTGTGCGGCTGGAACGATTCGAACGTGCCCAGTGGGGCGAACTGCCCAATGAACTGACCGTGGTCTACACCGACTGGCAGACCGGCGGTGATGCTGCCGTCACGGTCGAGAATCTGGCCGCCATCCAGTTGCAGGGCGGCGTGATCAATCAACGCCGCGACTACCCGGGCGTTAACTACGGGCCACTGGCCGCGCGGCTGGCCTTGCGTGACCTGCGCGCCTTGGGTTCGCCGTTGGCACGGATGAGTCTGACGGTGGCACGCGACACGCTGGAGCGTGCGCCGCTGCCGGGTGATGTATTTCTGCTGAACTGGCCGCGCTTGGGTGTTGATCAGATGGTGGTGCGCGTCACCGGCATCGACACCGGCACCTTGGGAACGGCCGAGTGGCGCATCGAAGCCATGGAAGATGTGTTCGGGATGAGCAACACCGTGCTGTCGCCCCCGCCACCGCACGTCGAGGAGCCGACCATCGAACCGTTGCCGCCCGCCTTGGTGCTGGCCGTCGAGGTGCCGTATTGGGAACTGGCCCGGCGTTTGTCGCGTGCAGATCTAGCCTACCTGACCGATACGGACACCTATCTCGGTGCGCTGGCCGCCGCCGGTGGCACCGGGCAATTGAATTGGCAACTGGCTACCGGCGCGTCGGGCGGAGACCTCACTGCCGTGGTGGGCGAAGACTACGCACCACTGTTGACGCTCGATGCAGCCTTGCCTGCCAGCGAGGTCGATGCCATCGGTGTGCCGGTGACGGCCATCAGCCAGCCGGAGCGACTGGCCGAGGGCGACTACGCGTATCTGATGGCCGCCAGTGGGGCAATTGCAGAGGCCGTTGCCGTCCTGGCCTTCGATGCTGCCAACGCGACCATCGATCTCGCACGCGGCGTGCTCGACACCACACCCCAAGCACATGCCTCGGGGACTCGGTTGATCGGTGTCGGCGAATGGCTGGCATCCGAAGGTGCGGAGCGGGCCCCGGGCGAATCGGTGTTCGTGGGCGCGATTCCTCGCACTTCGACCGATCAGGGCGATCCTGTGTTGGCCGCCAATGGGCAGCCGATGGTGCTGGCTGGTCGGCAGGCTTTGCCGTATCCACCCGGTCGTATCCGCCTCAATGGCCAGACAGAGCCTGCCATTGTGGCCGGTGATCTCAACGTCGCGTGGGCACATCGCGACCGCACTCAGCAGACAGCCTACATCGTGCAGCAAGACGAGGGCGATATCGGGCCAGAACTGGGCGTGACCTACACGGTGCACATCCGCAATCGCAACAACGTGCTGGTTCGTAACGAGACGGGGCTGCTCGGCACCGCCTACATCTGGACGGCAGCAGTTGCCGCGCTGGATGCCGGTGCGCTGGGCGACCGCATCACGGTGGAGATCAGTGCCGAGCGCGATGGTTTGAGTAGCTGGCAGCCGCAGGTGCGGGTCATGGATCGCGCGGGCTACGGCCTGCGCTGGGGACAGTATTGGGGAGGTGTGTGA
- a CDS encoding type I restriction endonuclease subunit R, translated as MSSFNESNTVEAYVRDLLAGPIKTVPANTAQEPQVSYGPKGIGWRYAAPAEVPRQIQEVLVEPWVREALIRLNPEIAAQPDRADEVLYKLRAIVLSVRSDGLIRANEEMTAWMRGERSMPFGPNNEHVPVRLIDLDDLAQNQYIVTQQYTYRAGPTERRADLVLLVNGLPLVLIEAKTPVKKCISWVDGAVQVHDDYEKFVPELFVCNVFSVATEGKAYHYGSIGLPVKDWGPWHLDGNGEDGQHHPLKSLKLSAESMLRPHVVLDILGSFTLFATNKKKQRIKIICRYQQFEAANKLVERVLAGYPRKGLIWHFQGSGKSLLMVFAAQKLRMHSGLKNPTVLIVVDRIDLDSQITGTFTGADIPNLEKADSREKLQQLLAQDVRKIIITTIFKFGEATGSLNDRSNIIALVDEAHRTQEGDLGRKMREALPNAFLFGLTGTPINRADRNTFYAFGADEDEKGYMSRYGFEESIRDGATLKLHFEPRLIDLHIDKAALDAAYKDLTGGLSDLDKDNLAKTAAKMAVLVKTPERIRKICEDIVEHYQTKVEPNGFKGQIVTFDRESCLLFKAELDKLLPPEATDIVMSVQAADKKEHPEYVPYDRSRDEEERLLDRFRDPADPLKLIIVTAKLLTGFDAPILQAMYLDKPLRDHTLLQAICRVNRTYSEQKTHGLIVDYLGIFDDVAAALEFDDQSVKQVVSNIQELKDKLPEAMQKCLAFFTGCDRTLQGYEGLIAAQQCLPNNEVRDNFAAEYSVLNKIWEALSPDTVLGPFEKDYKWLSQVYQSVQPSSGHGKLIWHSLGAKTIELIHQNVHVDAVRDDLDTLVLDADLLEAVLSNPDPKKAKEIEIKLKRRLRGHGGHPKFKKLSERLDALKDRFESGQINSVEFLKQLLEIAKETLQAEKELPPEEDEDRGKAALTELFNEVKTSETPIMVERVVTDIDEIVRLVRFPGWQGTQAGEREVKKALRKALFKYKLHADEELFEKAYSYIRQYY; from the coding sequence GTGAGTTCTTTCAACGAATCAAATACCGTCGAAGCCTACGTCCGCGATTTGCTTGCCGGTCCGATCAAAACTGTCCCGGCCAACACCGCCCAGGAACCGCAAGTCAGCTACGGCCCCAAGGGCATCGGCTGGCGCTACGCCGCCCCGGCTGAGGTGCCGCGCCAGATTCAGGAGGTGCTGGTTGAACCCTGGGTGCGTGAAGCGCTGATCCGCCTGAACCCGGAGATTGCTGCTCAGCCCGACCGCGCCGATGAAGTGCTCTACAAGCTGCGCGCCATCGTGCTGTCGGTGCGCTCGGATGGTCTGATCCGCGCCAACGAGGAAATGACCGCCTGGATGCGTGGCGAGCGCTCGATGCCCTTCGGCCCCAACAACGAGCATGTGCCGGTGCGGCTGATCGACCTGGATGACCTCGCGCAGAACCAGTACATCGTCACCCAACAGTACACCTACCGTGCTGGCCCTACCGAACGCCGGGCTGATCTGGTGCTGTTGGTGAATGGTTTGCCGCTGGTACTGATCGAGGCCAAGACGCCGGTAAAGAAGTGCATCAGCTGGGTCGATGGCGCGGTACAGGTGCACGACGACTATGAGAAGTTCGTGCCGGAGCTGTTCGTTTGCAACGTGTTCTCTGTGGCCACCGAGGGCAAGGCCTACCACTATGGTTCCATCGGCCTTCCCGTCAAGGACTGGGGACCGTGGCATCTGGATGGCAATGGGGAGGATGGTCAGCACCACCCGCTGAAGTCGCTCAAGCTGTCCGCTGAGAGCATGTTGCGCCCGCATGTGGTGCTGGACATCCTCGGCAGCTTCACCCTATTCGCCACCAACAAGAAGAAGCAGCGCATCAAGATCATTTGCCGCTACCAGCAGTTTGAAGCGGCCAATAAGCTCGTCGAGCGCGTGCTGGCGGGTTACCCCAGGAAAGGACTGATCTGGCACTTCCAGGGTTCGGGCAAGTCACTGCTGATGGTGTTTGCCGCGCAGAAGCTGCGCATGCACTCAGGATTGAAGAATCCCACCGTGCTGATCGTTGTGGACCGGATCGATCTCGACAGCCAGATCACGGGTACGTTCACCGGAGCGGACATTCCCAATCTGGAAAAGGCGGACAGCCGCGAGAAGCTGCAGCAGCTGCTGGCGCAAGACGTGCGCAAGATCATCATCACCACGATCTTTAAGTTCGGCGAGGCCACGGGCAGTCTGAACGACCGCAGCAACATCATCGCGTTAGTAGATGAGGCCCACCGCACCCAGGAAGGCGACCTCGGTCGCAAAATGCGTGAGGCCCTGCCCAATGCATTTCTGTTCGGCCTGACCGGCACGCCGATCAACCGTGCCGACCGAAACACCTTCTACGCCTTCGGCGCCGACGAAGACGAGAAGGGCTACATGAGCAGGTACGGCTTCGAGGAGTCGATCCGTGACGGCGCCACGCTGAAGCTGCACTTCGAGCCCCGGCTGATTGACCTGCACATCGACAAGGCGGCGCTGGACGCCGCGTACAAAGATCTGACCGGCGGCCTGTCGGATCTGGACAAGGACAACCTCGCCAAGACCGCAGCCAAGATGGCCGTGCTGGTGAAGACGCCCGAGCGTATCCGCAAGATCTGCGAGGACATCGTCGAGCACTATCAGACCAAGGTGGAACCCAACGGCTTTAAGGGGCAGATCGTCACCTTCGACCGGGAATCCTGCCTGCTATTCAAGGCCGAGTTGGACAAGTTGCTGCCGCCCGAGGCCACGGACATCGTCATGTCGGTGCAGGCGGCGGACAAGAAGGAACATCCAGAGTACGTGCCTTACGACCGAAGCCGCGACGAAGAAGAGCGACTGCTGGATCGCTTCCGCGACCCGGCCGACCCGCTGAAGCTGATCATCGTCACGGCCAAGCTGCTGACCGGCTTCGACGCGCCGATCTTGCAGGCCATGTACCTGGACAAGCCGCTGCGTGACCACACGCTGCTGCAGGCCATCTGCCGAGTGAACCGCACTTACTCCGAGCAGAAGACCCACGGCTTGATCGTGGACTATCTCGGCATCTTCGATGACGTGGCGGCAGCGCTGGAGTTCGACGACCAGAGCGTCAAGCAGGTGGTCAGCAACATCCAGGAGCTGAAGGACAAGCTGCCCGAAGCCATGCAGAAATGTCTGGCCTTCTTCACTGGCTGTGATCGCACTCTGCAAGGTTATGAGGGCCTGATCGCTGCACAACAGTGCCTGCCCAACAATGAGGTGCGAGACAACTTCGCCGCCGAGTACAGCGTGCTCAACAAGATCTGGGAGGCGCTTTCACCGGACACCGTTCTGGGCCCGTTCGAGAAGGACTACAAGTGGTTGTCGCAGGTGTACCAGTCGGTGCAGCCGTCCAGTGGCCACGGCAAGCTGATCTGGCATTCGCTGGGCGCTAAGACCATTGAGCTGATTCACCAGAACGTGCATGTCGACGCGGTGCGGGATGACCTCGACACCTTGGTGCTGGACGCTGATCTGCTGGAAGCGGTGCTGTCGAACCCAGACCCGAAGAAGGCCAAGGAGATCGAGATCAAGCTCAAGCGCCGACTGCGCGGGCATGGCGGTCACCCCAAGTTCAAGAAGTTGTCGGAACGGCTCGATGCGCTGAAGGACCGCTTCGAGTCCGGTCAGATCAACAGCGTCGAGTTTCTGAAGCAGTTGCTGGAGATCGCCAAGGAAACGCTGCAGGCCGAGAAGGAGCTCCCGCCCGAAGAGGACGAGGATCGCGGCAAGGCTGCGCTGACCGAGTTGTTCAACGAGGTCAAGACTTCTGAGACGCCCATCATGGTCGAACGCGTGGTCACGGACATCGACGAGATCGTGCGACTGGTCCGCTTCCCGGGCTGGCAAGGGACTCAGGCCGGTGAGCGTGAGGTCAAGAAGGCACTGCGCAAGGCCCTCTTCAAATACAAGCTGCATGCGGATGAAGAGCTGTTCGAGAAGGCCTACAGCTATATCCGGCAGTATTACTAA
- a CDS encoding lysozyme, whose amino-acid sequence MIEVPKAAIELAKRFEGFERKVKRGIEITAVPYICPAGFWTIGYGHLCDPKHPPITEAEAEVYLARDLQTALAATLRFCPVLATEPEGRLAAIVDFTFNLGAGRLQTSTLRRRINQRDWPAAASELRRWVYGGGKVLPGLVTRREAEVSLLL is encoded by the coding sequence GTGATTGAGGTGCCCAAAGCGGCTATCGAACTGGCCAAGCGCTTTGAGGGATTCGAGCGCAAGGTGAAACGCGGAATCGAGATCACTGCCGTTCCCTATATCTGCCCAGCAGGGTTCTGGACGATTGGGTACGGTCATCTCTGCGATCCCAAGCACCCGCCGATCACGGAGGCAGAGGCTGAGGTCTATCTGGCGCGCGATCTGCAGACTGCACTGGCGGCGACGCTGCGCTTCTGCCCAGTGCTGGCCACTGAGCCAGAGGGGCGGCTCGCTGCCATCGTCGACTTCACGTTTAACCTTGGCGCGGGGCGGCTGCAGACATCAACGCTGCGACGGCGGATCAATCAGCGGGACTGGCCTGCCGCCGCGAGTGAACTGCGCCGATGGGTCTATGGCGGCGGGAAAGTGCTGCCCGGTCTGGTGACTCGGCGAGAGGCAGAAGTGTCTCTATTGCTGTGA
- a CDS encoding DUF2793 domain-containing protein has translation MSSTDPNLGLNYGWTLGESGWDTGMDVNLKRLGAVVGLSVKDRDLTTPPTSPTNGDRYIVPAAATGVWAGKTNQIAVRIADAWEYHSPKIGWLCYIEDEAKLSAYKSTGWSAGIAI, from the coding sequence ATGTCATCGACCGACCCGAACCTTGGACTCAACTACGGCTGGACGCTCGGCGAGAGCGGCTGGGACACTGGCATGGATGTCAACCTCAAGCGCCTCGGCGCTGTGGTCGGCCTGTCCGTGAAAGACCGCGACTTGACCACGCCACCTACCAGCCCCACCAACGGCGACCGCTACATCGTGCCTGCGGCTGCCACGGGCGTGTGGGCCGGAAAAACCAACCAGATCGCGGTGCGCATTGCCGATGCCTGGGAGTACCACTCGCCCAAGATCGGCTGGCTTTGCTACATCGAGGACGAGGCCAAGCTCTCGGCCTACAAGTCCACCGGCTGGAGCGCTGGCATCGCCATCTGA
- a CDS encoding DUF6127 family protein produces the protein MTEPEQQQPALVENMLLLRREDFDELLDRAAERGAERVLTHLGLENGHAARDIRELRDLLEAWRDARRTAWQTTVKVITTGILAALLVGAAIKLKLMGGPQ, from the coding sequence ATGACCGAACCCGAACAACAACAGCCTGCGCTCGTCGAGAACATGCTCCTCTTGCGCCGCGAGGACTTCGACGAACTGCTGGACCGCGCCGCTGAACGCGGAGCCGAGCGTGTCCTGACCCACCTTGGCCTGGAAAACGGCCACGCCGCCCGTGACATCCGCGAACTGCGCGACCTGCTGGAAGCCTGGCGCGATGCCCGTCGCACGGCGTGGCAGACCACCGTCAAGGTCATCACCACCGGCATCCTGGCCGCGCTGTTGGTCGGTGCCGCTATCAAACTCAAACTGATGGGAGGGCCGCAATGA
- a CDS encoding glycosyltransferase family protein: MEPRIDVHLLTLNELVEWRDACIASLEDAPIQLHVLPGIPGRIGEARAAGYAQGTLPLVSFVDPDDLYEASAFTQLADALDACPQAVMAYTDEALTDEKGQDIAVRRLAYSRWQHANSASHVHGLIVMRRTVVEAVLKETTDLNNFADWLLTLLVAKRGGVLYLPIVGRHWRQHPQQSHRTGDPEAVRRIRQASNLWR; the protein is encoded by the coding sequence ATGGAGCCGCGCATCGATGTTCATCTGCTCACCCTGAACGAGCTTGTCGAATGGCGTGATGCCTGCATCGCCAGCCTCGAGGACGCACCGATCCAGTTGCACGTTTTGCCCGGCATTCCGGGGCGTATCGGCGAGGCACGCGCGGCAGGCTATGCACAAGGCACGCTGCCGCTGGTGTCCTTTGTCGATCCCGACGATTTGTACGAAGCCAGTGCCTTCACACAACTGGCCGATGCGCTGGATGCCTGCCCGCAGGCCGTGATGGCCTACACCGACGAAGCACTGACCGACGAAAAGGGCCAGGACATCGCCGTGCGGCGTCTGGCCTACAGCCGTTGGCAACACGCCAACAGCGCCAGCCACGTGCACGGCCTGATCGTGATGCGTCGAACCGTCGTCGAAGCCGTGCTCAAGGAAACTACCGACCTCAACAACTTCGCCGACTGGCTGCTGACCCTGCTTGTAGCCAAGCGCGGCGGCGTGCTGTACCTGCCCATCGTCGGGCGGCATTGGCGACAACATCCGCAGCAAAGCCACCGAACCGGTGATCCGGAAGCAGTCCGGCGCATTCGCCAAGCATCGAACCTCTGGAGATAG
- a CDS encoding AAA family ATPase → MDEKKNNPSSGTTWFVGASYGGTDDQMPRFLKEGIWENGYDDKLLDMVRAMQPGERIAIKAAYTRKHGLPFDNRGRTVSVMGIKAVGTITENPNDGKRVKVDWAKAEPVREWYFYTHRGTIWRVQPGDWMNDALIAFAFEGKPQDLDRFRNEPFWRERFGTVAPEKQRFQWTDFYEAVAEKLLDHAQDRSALIAGIHQIATRVQGLSYLQDKFPDGTSGPLQDICPFTVMGTFNRSMTDANRKTIAGELAKLLGVTVPVPPSFEGIPVLNNQRSWFFAYAEKRGAGDIDALWDVFAAASKLVESDQPEGRDTFIRAYDAATQVWGVAWNLSTGLYWTHPWDFLTLDSQSRHYINKRLGLNVATSGQQGPCDARSYLKLLDDLRARFGEDSYPVHSFPDLSLASWMYKDPADEPPPLDEAGADVAAEQASVGEVREAFQVAAPIIPYFVDDILKDGCFLDRTEIDLLLDRLRTKKNMILQGPPGTGKTWLAKRLAFALIGQKDDSKIRAVQFHPNLSYEDFVRGWRPTGEGKLSLADGVFMEAIKAARKEPSSKFVVVIEEINRGNPAQIFGELLTLLEAGKRTPSEALELCYPDADGVRRPVHIPENLYVIGTMNIADRSLALVDLALRRRFAFVGLEPRLGSVWREWVVKSCGVDAALVIEIEQRIADLNERIASDARLGKQFRIGHSYVTPVHRLESGDTKKWFRQVVETEIGPLLEEYWFDTPGEAQKATTQLMQGW, encoded by the coding sequence ATGGACGAGAAGAAGAACAACCCATCCTCCGGCACCACCTGGTTCGTCGGCGCAAGCTATGGAGGCACCGATGACCAGATGCCGCGTTTCCTGAAGGAAGGTATTTGGGAGAACGGCTACGACGACAAGCTTCTCGACATGGTGCGAGCCATGCAGCCGGGCGAGCGAATTGCCATCAAGGCGGCCTACACACGCAAGCATGGTCTGCCCTTTGATAACCGAGGGCGTACGGTTTCAGTAATGGGGATCAAGGCGGTTGGCACGATCACCGAGAACCCAAACGACGGCAAGCGGGTGAAAGTTGACTGGGCCAAAGCCGAGCCTGTACGAGAATGGTATTTCTATACTCACCGGGGAACGATCTGGCGCGTGCAACCGGGTGACTGGATGAACGATGCCCTGATCGCCTTCGCGTTTGAAGGCAAGCCGCAAGATTTGGATCGCTTCCGAAATGAACCTTTCTGGCGCGAGCGCTTCGGTACGGTGGCACCTGAAAAACAGCGGTTCCAGTGGACGGACTTTTACGAAGCCGTCGCCGAAAAACTTCTCGATCACGCCCAAGACAGATCCGCACTCATCGCAGGCATCCATCAAATCGCTACGCGGGTTCAGGGCCTGAGCTATTTGCAGGACAAGTTTCCTGACGGCACCAGCGGACCACTGCAGGATATTTGTCCATTCACCGTGATGGGCACCTTCAACCGTTCGATGACCGATGCCAATCGTAAGACCATCGCGGGCGAGTTGGCCAAACTGCTGGGTGTGACGGTTCCGGTGCCACCTTCATTCGAGGGCATTCCCGTTCTGAACAATCAGCGCTCGTGGTTTTTTGCCTATGCAGAGAAGCGTGGCGCAGGCGACATTGATGCCCTGTGGGATGTGTTTGCCGCCGCCAGCAAGTTGGTGGAAAGCGATCAACCCGAGGGCCGCGACACATTCATCCGGGCCTACGATGCCGCGACTCAGGTATGGGGCGTGGCATGGAATCTTTCAACCGGCCTCTACTGGACGCACCCTTGGGATTTCTTGACTCTTGACAGCCAGTCGCGTCACTACATCAACAAGCGACTTGGTCTTAATGTTGCCACCAGCGGCCAGCAGGGGCCTTGCGATGCTCGCAGCTATTTGAAGCTGCTGGACGATTTGCGTGCGCGCTTCGGTGAAGATAGTTATCCGGTACATAGCTTCCCGGATTTGTCGCTGGCGTCATGGATGTATAAAGACCCTGCCGACGAACCGCCGCCCCTTGATGAAGCCGGTGCCGACGTAGCTGCCGAGCAAGCCTCCGTCGGCGAAGTGCGCGAGGCGTTTCAGGTGGCGGCACCCATCATTCCGTACTTCGTCGATGACATCCTCAAGGATGGCTGCTTCCTTGATCGTACCGAAATTGATCTACTGCTCGACCGTCTGCGCACCAAGAAAAACATGATCCTGCAGGGTCCTCCGGGTACCGGCAAGACTTGGCTGGCCAAGCGGCTGGCGTTTGCATTGATCGGACAGAAGGACGACAGCAAAATTCGGGCGGTGCAATTCCACCCGAATCTGTCCTACGAAGATTTTGTGCGTGGCTGGCGTCCGACTGGTGAGGGCAAATTGTCCCTTGCGGATGGGGTGTTCATGGAAGCCATCAAGGCTGCTCGCAAGGAGCCGTCATCCAAGTTCGTCGTCGTGATTGAGGAGATCAACCGTGGCAATCCAGCCCAGATCTTCGGCGAGTTGCTGACGTTGTTGGAGGCTGGAAAACGTACGCCCAGCGAGGCGCTTGAGTTGTGCTACCCGGATGCCGATGGCGTGCGACGGCCGGTTCATATCCCCGAGAACCTTTATGTCATCGGCACGATGAACATTGCCGACCGTTCGCTGGCGCTGGTGGATTTGGCGCTGCGCCGTCGATTTGCATTCGTCGGGCTGGAGCCGAGACTGGGCTCGGTTTGGCGAGAGTGGGTGGTCAAGTCGTGCGGCGTTGATGCAGCGCTCGTAATCGAAATCGAACAGCGGATTGCCGACCTGAATGAGCGCATCGCTTCAGATGCTCGGCTTGGCAAGCAGTTCCGGATCGGCCACAGCTACGTGACACCGGTACATCGTTTGGAATCCGGAGATACCAAAAAATGGTTCCGGCAGGTGGTTGAGACGGAGATCGGTCCGCTGCTGGAAGAATATTGGTTTGATACGCCTGGCGAAGCACAGAAGGCGACCACGCAGCTGATGCAGGGATGGTAA